In Deinococcus aestuarii, a single genomic region encodes these proteins:
- a CDS encoding ABC transporter permease, translating into MQPTVKLDPSAASTRPSPWWRGLLGTSGPLIGLILLFTVMSLSTDAFLSVRNLLNVLDQMTVLGILAIGMTFVIIIGGIDLSVGAVLALSMMVMGWLANNQGWPFPVAILGALGVGGLCGLVSGLLVTRLRLPAFIATLAMLSVARGLANIITNGEQIVGYPEWFTNLAIVRHFGFLSATVALLIVLSLAAAAFLRYRAAGRSLYAIGGSPEVARLAGIAVRRVSTWVYVASGVLAGLAGVVLAARLDSSQPSAGTGYELDAIAAVVIGGASLAGGVGSIGGTIIGVFIIGILRNGLNLIGVSPFVQQIVIGVVIAVAVSIDSLRRRER; encoded by the coding sequence ATGCAACCCACGGTCAAACTCGATCCGTCCGCCGCCTCGACCCGCCCGTCGCCCTGGTGGCGGGGCCTGCTCGGGACCAGCGGCCCCCTGATCGGCCTGATCCTGCTGTTCACCGTGATGTCGCTCTCGACCGACGCCTTCTTGTCGGTGCGCAACCTGCTCAACGTCCTCGACCAGATGACGGTGCTGGGCATCCTCGCCATCGGGATGACGTTCGTGATCATCATCGGGGGCATCGACCTGTCGGTCGGCGCGGTGCTGGCCCTCTCGATGATGGTGATGGGCTGGCTGGCGAACAACCAGGGCTGGCCGTTCCCGGTGGCGATTCTCGGCGCGCTGGGGGTGGGCGGGCTGTGCGGACTGGTCTCGGGCCTGCTCGTCACGCGGCTCAGGCTCCCCGCCTTCATCGCCACCCTGGCGATGCTGTCGGTGGCGCGCGGCCTGGCGAACATCATCACCAACGGCGAGCAGATCGTGGGCTACCCCGAGTGGTTTACCAACCTCGCCATCGTGCGGCACTTCGGCTTCCTCTCGGCCACGGTGGCCCTCCTGATCGTGCTCTCGCTCGCCGCCGCCGCCTTCTTGCGCTACCGGGCGGCCGGGCGCAGCCTGTACGCCATCGGCGGGAGCCCCGAGGTCGCGCGGCTGGCGGGCATCGCCGTGCGGCGGGTGTCCACCTGGGTCTACGTCGCCTCCGGCGTTCTGGCCGGTCTGGCCGGGGTCGTGCTGGCCGCCCGGCTCGACTCCTCGCAGCCCAGCGCGGGCACCGGCTACGAGCTCGACGCCATCGCGGCGGTCGTGATCGGCGGGGCCAGCCTGGCGGGCGGGGTGGGCAGCATCGGCGGGACGATCATCGGCGTCTTCATCATCGGCATCCTGCGCAACGGCCTGAACCTGATCGGCGTCTCGCCCTTCGTCCAGCAGATCGTGATCGGCGTCGTGATCGCCGTCGCGGTGTCCATCGACTCGCTGCGGCGCCGTGAACGGTAA
- a CDS encoding FGGY-family carbohydrate kinase produces MSGDRVSPAGSCVLAIDQGTSGSKCLLVDAGGEIVARGGAPLSEGHPRPGWVNQDPEEVWQSVRQAVRVCLSHEDPARVLAVGLSTQRESYLLWDRASGEAVSPLISWQDQRTSLGDDLRQPAVAALVRERSGLPLDPMFSASKAAWLLDTYDPGRERSARGELCLGTVDSWLLFKLTGEHLTEHGNASRTQLLNVRTGEWDEELLRLFRVPRAALPEVRSSNGPFPALRGLAPLPDGTPIHAVMGDSHSALFAHGAFTPGAVKATYGTGSSVMGLLEGAEGLDPGLCLTVAWSLDGRRQLAAEGNIRSAGAALRWVAELLNLTPGELADLAATVEDSPVTLVPGFGGLGAPWWDEEAVGLISNLSLGTTRADLAYAAVDSIAQQVADVVEAVNRSAGQLGALYTDGGPTANGHLMQRQADLMGTAVLRSQHAELSALGVAHLAGLGAGLWDWGALRALPRERQTFRPGLDAAARRRLRDRWLAAVDRARLRSSPSALPALSPSVKGL; encoded by the coding sequence ATGTCCGGCGACCGAGTATCCCCCGCCGGGTCCTGCGTCCTGGCGATTGACCAGGGCACCAGCGGCAGCAAGTGCCTGCTCGTGGACGCGGGCGGGGAGATCGTGGCGCGGGGCGGCGCCCCCCTGTCCGAGGGGCATCCCCGCCCCGGCTGGGTCAACCAGGACCCGGAGGAGGTGTGGCAGAGCGTTCGGCAGGCCGTCCGGGTCTGCCTGTCCCACGAGGACCCGGCCCGGGTGCTGGCCGTGGGCCTGAGCACCCAGCGGGAGTCGTACCTGCTGTGGGACCGGGCCAGCGGGGAGGCGGTCTCGCCGCTGATCAGTTGGCAGGACCAGCGCACGTCGCTGGGAGACGACCTGCGCCAGCCCGCCGTGGCCGCCCTGGTGCGCGAACGCAGCGGTTTACCTCTCGACCCGATGTTCTCGGCGAGCAAGGCGGCGTGGCTGCTCGACACCTATGATCCGGGGCGGGAGCGCAGCGCGCGGGGAGAGCTGTGCCTGGGCACGGTGGACTCCTGGCTGCTCTTCAAGCTCACCGGCGAGCACCTCACCGAACACGGCAACGCCTCGCGCACCCAGCTCCTGAACGTGCGGACGGGCGAGTGGGACGAGGAATTGCTGCGCCTCTTCCGGGTGCCCCGGGCGGCCCTGCCCGAGGTGCGGTCCTCGAACGGTCCCTTCCCTGCCCTGCGGGGGCTGGCCCCGCTGCCGGACGGTACACCCATCCACGCCGTCATGGGTGACTCGCACTCCGCCCTCTTCGCGCACGGCGCTTTTACCCCCGGGGCGGTCAAGGCGACTTACGGCACCGGCTCCTCGGTGATGGGGCTGCTGGAGGGCGCCGAGGGGCTCGACCCCGGCCTGTGCCTCACGGTGGCGTGGAGTCTGGACGGGCGCCGCCAACTGGCCGCCGAGGGGAACATCCGCTCCGCCGGGGCCGCCCTGAGGTGGGTCGCCGAGCTGCTGAACCTGACGCCGGGCGAACTGGCCGACCTCGCCGCCACGGTGGAGGACAGCCCGGTGACGCTGGTGCCCGGTTTCGGCGGGTTGGGGGCGCCCTGGTGGGACGAGGAGGCGGTCGGATTGATCAGCAACCTCTCGCTGGGCACCACCCGCGCCGACCTGGCCTACGCCGCCGTGGACTCCATCGCGCAGCAGGTGGCCGACGTGGTGGAGGCGGTCAACCGCAGCGCGGGGCAACTCGGGGCGCTCTACACCGACGGCGGCCCCACGGCCAACGGGCACCTGATGCAGCGCCAGGCGGACTTGATGGGCACGGCAGTCTTGCGGTCCCAGCACGCGGAACTCTCGGCGCTGGGGGTCGCCCACCTGGCGGGGCTGGGCGCCGGGCTGTGGGACTGGGGGGCGCTGCGGGCCCTGCCCCGCGAACGGCAGACCTTCCGCCCCGGGCTGGACGCCGCCGCCCGCCGGAGGCTGCGGGACCGCTGGCTCGCGGCGGTGGACCGGGCGCGGCTGCGGTCCTCCCCGTCCGCCCTCCCCGCCCTCTCACCGAGTGTAAAGGGGCTCTGA
- a CDS encoding transketolase family protein, which produces MTAVQESAPTFDNRQAFAEELIRLARQDPRIVAVCNDSVGSSNLGAFQKEFPDRLINVGIAEQDMVGVGAGLANGGFIPFVCAAGPFLTGRALEQIKADVAYSNFHVVLCAMSPGMAYGELGPTHHSIEDFAWIGALDNMTIVVPADPQQTREAVAWAASTDKPVYLRVGRFKVPAVTPPDVTFELGRAVTLREGGDVTLIGTGTTVSRALEAADLLAAQGFEARVLNMATVKPLDEAAVLAAARETGRVVTAEEATTRGGLGSMVAHVLAVNHPTPMRTLGVTEFAPTGSAAYLLEHFHLTARGIADAALELLR; this is translated from the coding sequence GTGACCGCCGTGCAGGAGAGTGCCCCCACCTTCGACAACCGCCAGGCCTTCGCCGAGGAGCTGATCCGCCTCGCCCGCCAGGACCCGCGCATCGTGGCGGTGTGCAACGACTCGGTGGGGTCGAGCAACCTCGGCGCCTTCCAAAAGGAGTTTCCGGACCGGCTGATCAACGTCGGCATCGCCGAGCAGGACATGGTGGGTGTGGGCGCGGGGCTCGCCAACGGGGGCTTCATCCCCTTCGTGTGCGCCGCCGGGCCCTTCCTGACCGGGCGGGCGCTGGAGCAGATCAAGGCCGACGTGGCCTACAGCAACTTCCACGTCGTGCTGTGCGCCATGAGCCCCGGGATGGCGTATGGCGAACTGGGGCCCACCCACCACTCCATCGAGGACTTCGCGTGGATAGGCGCCCTCGACAACATGACCATCGTGGTGCCCGCCGACCCGCAGCAGACCCGCGAGGCGGTGGCCTGGGCGGCGAGCACGGACAAGCCGGTGTACCTGCGCGTCGGACGCTTCAAGGTCCCCGCCGTCACACCACCGGACGTGACCTTCGAGCTGGGCCGGGCGGTCACCCTGCGGGAGGGGGGAGACGTGACCCTGATCGGTACGGGCACGACCGTCTCCCGCGCGTTGGAGGCCGCCGACCTGCTCGCGGCGCAGGGGTTTGAAGCCCGGGTGCTGAACATGGCGACGGTCAAGCCGCTCGACGAGGCCGCCGTGCTCGCCGCCGCCCGCGAGACCGGGCGGGTCGTGACCGCCGAGGAGGCCACCACCCGCGGGGGCCTGGGCTCGATGGTCGCGCACGTGCTGGCGGTCAACCACCCCACCCCGATGCGGACGCTGGGCGTGACGGAATTCGCGCCCACGGGCTCGGCGGCCTACCTCCTCGAACACTTCCACCTGACTGCCCGGGGCATCGCCGACGCCGCCCTGGAGCTGCTGCGCTAG
- a CDS encoding transketolase, with amino-acid sequence MTTIPSIRMPVRPARLASLDAAEREEQARALSRSVRLSVLEMIEHAGLGHIGGDFSVTDILATLFSSVLHVRPQEHDWPERDRFILSKGHAAAALYAALAHSGFFPVSALGTFMDPLSMLNGHPNRNKVLGIETNTGPLGHGLPVAVGCAIASELSPQPWRTYVVLGDGELQEGSNWEAIMTAAHRRLGTLTAVVDRNRLQQGARTEDTNSLEPLADKWRAFGWEVHEVDGHDHAALYEVFSLAPGERPRCVIAHTVKGKGVSFIEDRVEWHHKVPSREQVEQARKELEA; translated from the coding sequence ATGACGACGATCCCGTCCATCCGCATGCCGGTCCGTCCCGCCAGGCTGGCGAGCCTCGACGCCGCCGAGCGCGAGGAGCAGGCCAGGGCCCTGAGCCGGTCCGTCCGTCTCTCCGTGCTGGAGATGATCGAGCATGCCGGGCTCGGGCACATCGGCGGTGACTTCTCGGTCACCGACATCCTCGCCACGCTCTTTTCCTCGGTGCTGCACGTGCGGCCCCAGGAGCACGACTGGCCCGAGCGCGACCGCTTCATCCTCAGCAAGGGGCACGCCGCCGCCGCCCTCTACGCCGCGCTGGCCCACAGCGGCTTTTTCCCGGTCTCGGCGTTGGGAACGTTCATGGACCCGCTCTCGATGCTCAACGGGCACCCCAACCGCAACAAGGTGCTGGGGATCGAGACGAATACCGGCCCACTCGGCCACGGCCTGCCCGTAGCGGTGGGCTGCGCCATCGCCAGCGAACTGAGCCCGCAACCCTGGCGCACCTACGTCGTGCTGGGCGACGGCGAGCTCCAGGAGGGCAGCAACTGGGAGGCCATCATGACCGCCGCCCACCGCCGCCTGGGGACCCTCACCGCCGTCGTGGACCGCAACCGCCTCCAGCAGGGTGCCCGCACCGAGGACACCAACTCCCTCGAACCGCTGGCCGACAAGTGGCGCGCCTTCGGCTGGGAGGTCCACGAGGTGGACGGCCACGATCACGCGGCGCTGTACGAGGTCTTCAGCCTCGCGCCCGGCGAGCGGCCCCGCTGCGTCATCGCCCACACCGTCAAGGGCAAGGGCGTGTCGTTTATCGAGGACCGGGTGGAGTGGCACCACAAGGTGCCCTCCAGGGAACAGGTCGAGCAGGCGAGAAAGGAGCTGGAAGCGTGA